In Thiohalobacter sp., a single genomic region encodes these proteins:
- a CDS encoding HlyD family type I secretion periplasmic adaptor subunit, with translation MNARLQEVEFLPAVLEIQERPPSPLGRAILWTIMLLFTLALIWAVVGKVDIVAVASGKTLPSGRTKVIQPAALGVIRALHVTEGQAVRAGDLLIELDPTIDQAELTRLLGQRRDARLDEARLATLLDWLKGGAPRPLPGPEVLAARFAGPPPPEELRTAHRRMLAQWRGFTETQAALAEEAAARAGERAAVGENIAKLRQTLPLITRRAEALKSVAARKLAPEVQWLELEQQRIEAERDLAALREQYRSLAAAIAQAEARQRAGRAEFRRDLLDRLAEARARIAALDQEIAKAENRTGLQALHAPIDGVVQELAVHTLGGVVTPAQPLMKIVPRSDRLEIEAWV, from the coding sequence ATGAATGCACGCCTGCAGGAAGTCGAATTCCTCCCCGCCGTGCTCGAGATCCAGGAGCGGCCGCCCAGCCCGCTGGGCCGCGCCATCCTCTGGACCATCATGCTGCTGTTCACCCTCGCGCTGATCTGGGCCGTGGTCGGCAAGGTGGACATCGTCGCTGTGGCCAGCGGCAAGACCCTGCCCAGCGGCCGCACCAAGGTCATCCAGCCGGCGGCGCTGGGCGTCATTCGTGCCCTGCATGTCACCGAGGGGCAGGCCGTGCGTGCCGGCGACCTGCTGATCGAACTGGACCCCACCATCGACCAGGCGGAGCTCACGCGCCTCCTCGGCCAGCGCCGGGACGCCCGCCTGGACGAGGCGCGCCTCGCGACCCTGCTCGACTGGCTGAAGGGAGGCGCGCCACGGCCCCTGCCCGGGCCCGAGGTTCTGGCCGCGAGGTTTGCCGGTCCGCCGCCGCCCGAAGAACTGCGCACCGCGCACCGGCGGATGCTTGCCCAGTGGCGGGGCTTCACCGAGACCCAGGCCGCGCTGGCCGAAGAGGCCGCCGCCCGGGCCGGCGAGCGCGCCGCCGTGGGCGAGAACATCGCCAAGTTGCGCCAGACCCTGCCGCTCATCACCCGCCGCGCCGAGGCCCTCAAGTCCGTCGCCGCCCGCAAGCTCGCGCCCGAGGTCCAGTGGCTCGAACTCGAACAGCAACGCATCGAGGCCGAGCGCGATCTCGCCGCCCTGCGTGAACAGTACCGCAGCCTCGCCGCGGCCATCGCCCAGGCCGAGGCGCGGCAACGCGCCGGCCGCGCCGAGTTCCGCCGCGATCTGCTCGATCGGCTGGCCGAGGCCCGCGCCCGCATCGCCGCCCTGGACCAGGAGATCGCCAAGGCCGAAAACCGCACCGGCCTGCAGGCCCTGCATGCCCCCATCGACGGCGTCGTCCAGGAACTCGCCGTCCACACCCTCGGCGGCGTCGTTACCCCCGCCCAGCCACTGATGAAGATCGTGCCCCGCTCAGACCGGCTGGAAATCGAGGCCTGGGTGTAG
- a CDS encoding type I secretion system permease/ATPase, translating to MPHTVDGERSADTGLACVAMAARLFGLAAEPEALRHRFGESGVAFGEPEILRAARFLGLKARAVDSDWARLRKTALPAIGEHRDGHYFIIARLDDERVLIQDPLESRPLVLPREIFEQAWSGRLILLTRRATLAGEDIRFGLRWFLPALMKYRRLFAEVLVASFFIQLLALFTPLFFQVVIDKVLVHKGLTTLDVLAIGLLVVSLFEVVLEGLRTYVFSHTANRVDVALGAKLFRHLLALPMAYFQARRVGDSVARVRELETVRDFITGSALTLVIDLLFTVVFFAVMYYYSPLLTAIVAGSIPFYVLLSVFVTPVLRERVNEKFNRGAENQAFLVESVTGIETVKAMAVEPQMERRWEEQLAGYVQASFRAANLGNIARQTAGFVNKVVVVLILWVGARAVIQGDLTVGQLIAFNMFAARISGPILRLVQLWQDFQQAGISIQRLGDILNAPAEPSHDQQRASLPAIGGRVTLDHVTFRYRPDGPEVLHDLSLDIRPGEVVGVVGRSGSGKSTLARLIQRMYVPESGRVLVDGVDLAMVDTAWLRRQIGVVLQENILFNRSVRENIALADPGMPMEQVVAAARLAGAHEFILEMPEGYDTRVGEHGATLSGGQRQRIAIARALATRPRILIFDEATSALDYESERILQRNMAAIAKGRTLILIAHRLSTVRHADRIIVLDKGCIVEQGDHDSLLKRGGAYARLHALQNGDVDVAAGGDS from the coding sequence ATGCCGCATACGGTAGACGGCGAACGGAGCGCCGACACGGGACTGGCCTGCGTGGCGATGGCTGCGCGGCTCTTTGGACTGGCCGCGGAGCCGGAGGCCTTGCGCCATCGCTTCGGCGAGTCCGGCGTTGCGTTCGGCGAGCCGGAAATCCTCCGCGCCGCCCGCTTTCTGGGGCTCAAGGCCCGGGCGGTGGACAGCGACTGGGCGCGCTTGCGCAAGACGGCGCTGCCCGCCATCGGTGAGCATCGTGACGGCCACTACTTCATTATCGCGCGGCTCGATGACGAGCGCGTCCTCATCCAGGACCCGCTGGAATCCCGCCCCCTGGTACTGCCCCGCGAGATCTTCGAACAGGCCTGGTCCGGCCGTCTGATCCTGCTCACCCGCCGGGCCACGCTGGCCGGCGAGGATATCCGTTTCGGTCTGCGCTGGTTCCTGCCGGCGCTGATGAAGTACCGCCGGCTGTTCGCCGAAGTGCTGGTGGCCTCTTTCTTCATCCAGTTGCTGGCACTGTTCACGCCGCTGTTCTTTCAGGTCGTCATCGACAAGGTGCTGGTGCACAAGGGCCTGACCACGCTCGACGTGCTGGCCATCGGCTTGCTGGTGGTGTCCCTGTTCGAGGTGGTGCTGGAGGGGCTGCGCACCTACGTCTTCAGCCACACGGCCAATCGCGTGGATGTGGCCCTCGGTGCGAAGCTCTTCCGCCATCTGCTCGCCCTGCCCATGGCCTATTTCCAGGCCCGCCGGGTGGGTGACTCGGTGGCGCGGGTGCGCGAACTCGAAACCGTGCGCGACTTCATCACCGGTTCCGCGCTCACCCTGGTCATCGACCTGCTGTTCACGGTGGTCTTCTTCGCGGTCATGTATTACTACAGCCCGCTGCTGACCGCCATCGTCGCGGGCTCCATTCCCTTCTATGTCCTGCTGTCCGTGTTCGTCACGCCTGTCCTGCGCGAGCGGGTCAACGAGAAGTTCAACCGCGGCGCCGAGAACCAGGCCTTTCTGGTCGAGTCCGTCACCGGCATCGAGACGGTCAAGGCCATGGCCGTCGAACCGCAGATGGAACGGCGCTGGGAGGAACAGCTCGCCGGCTATGTGCAGGCCAGCTTCCGCGCCGCCAACCTCGGCAACATCGCCCGCCAGACGGCCGGATTCGTGAACAAGGTGGTGGTCGTGCTCATCCTCTGGGTGGGTGCCCGCGCGGTGATCCAGGGTGATCTCACCGTCGGCCAGCTCATTGCCTTCAACATGTTTGCCGCCCGCATCAGCGGGCCCATCCTGCGCCTGGTGCAGCTCTGGCAGGATTTCCAGCAGGCCGGGATCTCCATCCAGCGCCTCGGCGACATCCTCAACGCCCCCGCCGAGCCCTCCCATGACCAGCAACGCGCCTCGTTGCCGGCCATCGGCGGCCGGGTGACGCTGGATCACGTCACCTTCCGCTACCGGCCCGACGGGCCCGAGGTGCTGCACGATCTCTCGCTGGACATCCGGCCCGGCGAGGTCGTCGGCGTGGTCGGCCGTTCCGGCTCCGGCAAGAGCACGCTGGCCCGGCTGATCCAGCGCATGTACGTCCCCGAATCCGGGCGGGTGCTGGTCGACGGCGTCGATCTGGCCATGGTGGATACCGCCTGGCTGCGGCGCCAGATCGGCGTGGTATTGCAGGAGAACATCCTCTTCAACCGCAGCGTGCGCGAGAACATCGCGCTGGCCGACCCCGGCATGCCCATGGAACAGGTGGTGGCCGCCGCTCGCCTCGCCGGGGCCCACGAGTTCATCCTCGAAATGCCCGAAGGCTACGACACCCGCGTCGGCGAGCATGGCGCGACCCTCTCCGGCGGCCAGCGTCAGCGCATCGCCATTGCCCGCGCCCTGGCTACCCGGCCGCGCATCCTCATCTTCGACGAGGCCACCAGCGCGCTCGATTACGAATCCGAGCGCATCCTGCAGCGCAACATGGCCGCCATTGCCAAGGGGCGCACTCTCATCCTGATCGCCCATCGCCTGTCCACGGTGCGGCACGCCGACCGCATCATCGTGCTGGACAAGGGCTGCATCGTAGAGCAGGGCGATCACGACAGCCTGCTCAAGCGGGGTGGGGCCTATGCGCGCCTGCATGCCCTGCAGAACGGCGACGTGGACGTTGCCGCCGGAGGCGATTCATGA